A stretch of Gadus macrocephalus chromosome 17, ASM3116895v1 DNA encodes these proteins:
- the nppcl2 gene encoding C-type natriuretic peptide 2 gives MAPCSTLLLVLLVLLLSPCTAARPASDKQVVRLFGSHLLSLIMAPPLYDDLTEASAQSPVFSSSSTSGLAARPQEVRRFFLDLLKSNRKLRGRSRKRMAGGRGCFGMKMDRIGSISGLGC, from the exons ATGGCACCTTGCTctaccctcctcctcgtcctcctcgtcctcctcctctcaccatgTACAGCTGCTCGTCCTGCCAGCGACAAGCAG gttgtGAGGTTATTTGGAAGCCATCTCCTGTCCCTCATCATGGCCCCCCCTCTCTATGATGACCTCACAGAGGCCTCGGCACAGAGCCCCgtcttttcctcctcttctacgAGCGGATTGGCCGCCAGACCGCAAGAGGTCCGCCGGTTCTTCCTTGACTTACTCAAGAGCAACAGGAAGTTGCGGGGGCGCAGCAGGAAGCGTATGGCGGGCGGTAGAGGCTGTTTTGGAATGAAGATGGATCGTATCGGCTCTATCAGCGGGCTGGGCTGCTAG
- the eno3 gene encoding LOW QUALITY PROTEIN: beta-enolase (The sequence of the model RefSeq protein was modified relative to this genomic sequence to represent the inferred CDS: deleted 1 base in 1 codon) — MSITKIHAREILDSRGNPTVEVDLWTAKGLFRAAVPSGASTGIHEALELRDGDKTRYLGKGTQKAVDHVNKDISPKLIEKNFSVVDQEKIDKFMLELDGTENKSKFGANAILGVSLAVCKAGAAEKGVPLYRHIADLAGNKDVILPVPAFNVINGGSHAGNKLAMQEFMILPVGAANFHEAMRIGAEVYHNLKNVIKAKYGKDATNVGDEGGFAPNILENNEALELLKSAIEKAGYPDKIIIGMDVAASEFYRSGKYDLDFKSPDDPARHISGKELGDLYKTFIANYPVQSIEDPFDQDDWANWADFTAAVDIQVVGDDLTVTNPKRIQQAVEKKACNCLLLKVNQIGSVTESIQACKLAQSNGWGVMVSHRSGETEDTFISDLVVGLCTGQIKTGAPCRSERLSKYNQLMRIEEELGDKAKFAGKDYRHPKIN; from the exons aTGTCTATCACTAAGATCCATGCGAGGGAGATTCTGGACTCCAGGGGAAACCCAACGGTTGAGGTAGACCTGTGGACTGCCAAGG GGCTGTTCAGGGCTGCCGTACCTAGCGGTGCGTCTACAGGTATCCATGAGGCCCTTGAGCTCCGC GACGGAGACAAGACTCGCTACCTGGGGAAAG GAACACAGAAGGCTGTGGACCATGTAAACAAGGACATCTCCCCCAAACTTATTGAGAAG aacTTCAGTGTGGTCGATCAGGAGAAGATCGATAAATTCATGTTGGAGTTGGACGGCACTGAAAACAAAt CTAAGTTTGGTGCTAACGCTATCCTGGGTGTGTCGCTGGCGGTTTGCAAAGCCGGAGCGGCGGAGAAGGGGGTTCCTCTGTACCGCCACATTGCTGACCTCGCTGGCAACAAAGATGTTATCCTTCCCGTTCCT GCCTTCAATGTGATCAATGGAGGTAGCCATGCTGGTAATAAACTGGCCATGCAGGAGTTCATGATTCTACCAGTAGGGGCCGCCAACTTCCACGAGGCCATGAGGATCGGAGCTGAG GTGTACCATAACCTGAAGAATGTCATCAAGGCAAAGTACGGCAAAGACGCCACCAATGTGGGGGATGAAGGCGGTTTCGCCCCCAACATCCTGGAGAACaacgaag ctctgGAGCTGTTGAAGAGTGCCATCGAGAAGGCGGGCTACCCTGATAAGATCATCATCGGGATGGACGTGGCAGCGTCTGAGTTCTACAGGAGCGGCAAATACGACCTGGACTTCAAGTCCCCCGACGACCCGGCCAGACACATCAGTGGGAAGGAACTGGGAGACCTCTACAAGACCTTCATCGCTAACTACCCAG tccaGTCGATTGAGGATCCCTTCGACCAGGACGACTGGGCCAACTGGGCCGACTTCACTGCAGCTGTAGACATACAG GTGGTGGGTGATGACCTGACGGTGACCAACCCAAAGCGCATCCAGCAGGCGGTGGAGAAGAAGGCGTGCAACTGTCTGCTGCTCAAGGTCAACCAGATCGGCTCCGTCACAGAGTCCATCCAGGC GTGTAAACTGGCCCAGAGCAACGGCTGGGGGGTGATGGTGAGCCATCGCTCCGGTGAAACAGAAGACACGTTCATCTCAGACCTGGTGGTTGGACTCTGCACCGGccag ATTAAGACCGGCGCTCCATGCAGATCAGAACGTCTGTCCAAGTACAACCAGCTGATGAG GATCGAGGAGGAGCTCGGAGACAAGGCCAAGTTTGCTGGCAAGGACTACCGTCACCCCAAGATCAACTAG
- the zgc:85858 gene encoding stress-associated endoplasmic reticulum protein 2 — protein MSAIQRMKVANERHSKTITQRGHVQKTARPVTDEKSPVGPWLLALFVFVVCGSAIFQIIQSIRQGL, from the exons ATGTCGGCAATACAGCGGATGAAAGTAGCGAACGAGCGGCATAGCAAGACCATCACACAACGGGGACACGTCCAAAAAACAGCA CGTCCGGTGACTGATGAGAAGTCACCGGTTGGTCCCTGGCTGCTGGCCCTCTTCGTCTTTGTGGTCTGTGGATCAG CCATCTTCCAGATCATCCAGAGTATCAGGCAGGGCTTGTGA